A portion of the Bacillus sp. es.034 genome contains these proteins:
- the lepB gene encoding signal peptidase I has translation MREEVKREGLEWIKALGIGLIIFIIIRTFLFSNYVVEGESMMPTLQDGNKLVVNKIGYHIGELDRFDVVVFHANEKEDYVKRIIGLPGDKIVYKDDKLYVNGEYYPEPYLEKFKQEYIGSKLTGDFTLQEITGEKTVPKGKIFVLGDNRRGSMDSRYFGFVDREQIVGKVDLRYWPINEWDVQFRK, from the coding sequence TTGAGAGAAGAGGTAAAAAGAGAAGGACTTGAATGGATCAAAGCCTTGGGAATTGGATTAATCATATTCATCATCATTCGGACCTTTCTCTTCTCCAACTATGTGGTGGAAGGCGAATCCATGATGCCGACACTGCAGGATGGAAATAAACTGGTCGTGAACAAAATCGGCTATCATATAGGGGAACTGGACCGCTTTGATGTAGTGGTCTTCCATGCAAATGAAAAAGAAGATTATGTGAAGAGGATCATTGGTTTGCCCGGTGATAAAATCGTGTACAAAGATGACAAACTTTACGTGAACGGGGAGTACTATCCAGAACCCTATTTAGAGAAATTCAAGCAGGAGTACATCGGCAGTAAGCTGACGGGTGACTTTACCCTGCAGGAAATCACAGGTGAAAAAACGGTTCCTAAAGGGAAGATATTCGTTCTCGGGGATAATCGCCGGGGAAGTATGGATAGCCGCTATTTCGGATTTGTCGACCGTGAGCAGATTGTCGGGAAAGTGGACCTTCGCTATTGGCCGATCAATGAATGGGATGTACAGTTTAGAAAATAG
- a CDS encoding TVP38/TMEM64 family protein, with translation MNINKIKDWFTLENMMDLIQQYRSFGPIPGILLPLLEAFLPFLPLVVFVTANANAFGLWWGFLFSWIGATLGALIVFLLVRRYGEARVFRFLRKNKQVNRLTKWVDRHGFGPLFILLCFPFTPSAVVNVVAGLSSISIAQYMLAVVTGKMVMIFTISFIGYDIISLVKQPIRTVIVVAIIFVLWFVGKRIEIHLNKKMELDQRIERKKQEESN, from the coding sequence ATGAATATCAATAAGATAAAAGATTGGTTTACGCTAGAAAATATGATGGATTTGATTCAGCAATATCGTTCATTTGGGCCGATTCCGGGAATCCTCCTTCCGTTGCTGGAGGCATTTCTTCCATTCCTGCCCCTGGTGGTGTTTGTGACGGCCAATGCGAATGCATTCGGATTATGGTGGGGCTTTTTATTCTCATGGATCGGTGCTACGCTTGGAGCCCTGATTGTCTTTCTATTGGTAAGGAGATACGGGGAGGCGCGGGTCTTTCGCTTCTTGAGGAAGAATAAGCAAGTGAATCGATTGACGAAATGGGTAGACAGGCATGGATTTGGACCACTGTTCATCCTTTTATGTTTCCCATTCACTCCATCTGCGGTTGTAAATGTAGTGGCAGGATTATCCTCCATCAGCATCGCTCAATATATGCTGGCGGTGGTAACGGGGAAAATGGTGATGATATTCACCATAAGTTTTATAGGATATGATATTATATCATTAGTTAAACAACCCATTCGTACAGTCATCGTTGTGGCTATTATTTTTGTGTTATGGTTTGTCGGAAAAAGAATTGAGATACACCTGAATAAGAAAATGGAATTAGATCAACGAATCGAACGGAAAAAGCAGGAGGAATCAAATTGA
- a CDS encoding S9 family peptidase, with translation MKKSVTIKDLYEIKAVSDPRLSPGGEEAVFVQTVMCKEKDEYFSTLHSIDLKEESIRQWTFGEQRISSPRWSPDGRRIAFISNRSGVNQLYLISRDGGEAERVTDCPTAVSNPVWSPCGEKIALSIRLEKGGTFDHKEEKEEKPKPFVTTSMKYKSDDRGFHDDSYSQIAYMNIGTKEMKRLTDDEHDYTLHSWSPDGKYLAVSTDRKEDRDFSFQSDLYLFNLDTGESKQVNGEPGYYGEASWSPDGMRLAYIGHNREFENATHNKIYIHELETGHSVCLTEGMDVPVGDYLNSDSIQGSSRTGIQWSKDNESFYFLASDSGNTVLYYAHIEGAIYPALLQEEQHVYGFDLDSDRQTILLAMSRPTEPGELYTLHVPTGELTTITRLNGDLLAARELSSPESFMYNGANDWPVQGWIMKPAGFEEGKKYPLIVEIHGGPHTMYGNTFFHEFQVLTNSGYAVLYVNPRGSHGYGQDFVDAVRGDYGGGDYEDIMKAVDYALKEFPFIDESRLGVTGGSYGGFMTNWIIGHSDRFKAAVTQRSISNWISFYGVSDIGYYFSEWQIQSDLGDVETLWKHSPLAYVKNIDTPLLILHSEKDYRCPIEQAEQLFIALKRENQEARFVRFPESNHNLSRTGKPSMREARLQEIVNWFGEHL, from the coding sequence ATGAAGAAAAGCGTGACCATAAAAGACCTTTACGAAATAAAGGCTGTATCTGATCCAAGGCTCTCACCGGGTGGAGAAGAAGCTGTATTTGTTCAAACGGTGATGTGTAAAGAAAAAGATGAATATTTCTCAACCTTACATAGTATCGACTTAAAAGAAGAATCCATTCGTCAATGGACGTTTGGGGAACAGAGAATTTCGTCACCAAGATGGTCACCTGATGGAAGGAGGATTGCTTTCATTTCCAACAGATCCGGTGTCAATCAGCTCTATCTCATCAGTCGGGATGGAGGGGAAGCAGAGCGGGTCACGGACTGTCCGACGGCGGTCTCGAATCCTGTGTGGTCTCCATGCGGTGAAAAGATTGCCTTATCCATTCGCTTAGAAAAAGGCGGAACGTTCGATCACAAAGAAGAAAAAGAGGAAAAGCCAAAGCCTTTTGTTACCACAAGCATGAAATATAAAAGCGATGATAGGGGCTTCCATGATGATTCATATTCACAGATAGCATATATGAATATAGGAACGAAGGAAATGAAAAGGCTAACGGATGATGAACATGACTACACGCTCCATTCATGGTCCCCGGACGGAAAGTACCTTGCCGTATCCACAGACAGGAAAGAAGACAGGGACTTTTCATTTCAGTCCGATTTATATCTTTTTAACCTTGATACTGGAGAGAGTAAACAAGTGAACGGAGAGCCGGGATACTACGGGGAAGCAAGCTGGTCCCCGGATGGCATGCGCCTCGCCTATATTGGCCATAATCGTGAATTTGAAAACGCAACTCATAATAAGATTTATATTCACGAACTTGAGACCGGACATTCCGTTTGCCTGACTGAAGGGATGGATGTGCCGGTAGGGGATTATCTTAACAGTGACAGTATCCAGGGCTCGTCTCGGACCGGGATCCAATGGTCTAAGGACAATGAAAGTTTTTATTTTCTGGCATCGGACTCGGGAAATACCGTTCTCTATTATGCCCACATCGAGGGGGCCATTTATCCTGCACTCTTACAGGAAGAGCAGCATGTCTACGGATTCGACCTGGATTCGGACCGCCAAACCATCCTGTTGGCAATGAGCAGACCGACAGAGCCCGGGGAATTGTATACACTGCATGTCCCGACCGGAGAACTCACCACCATCACCCGTTTAAACGGGGACCTGCTTGCCGCGAGGGAACTGTCCTCTCCGGAATCGTTCATGTACAACGGGGCAAATGATTGGCCGGTCCAGGGCTGGATCATGAAACCTGCGGGATTTGAGGAAGGAAAGAAGTATCCACTTATCGTCGAAATTCATGGAGGCCCTCATACGATGTACGGAAACACATTCTTTCATGAGTTCCAGGTACTGACAAACTCCGGCTATGCTGTCTTATACGTCAACCCCCGTGGAAGTCACGGCTACGGTCAGGACTTTGTAGATGCCGTAAGGGGTGATTATGGCGGCGGGGATTACGAAGATATCATGAAGGCAGTGGATTACGCACTGAAGGAATTTCCGTTCATAGATGAATCCCGCCTTGGCGTGACCGGTGGAAGCTATGGAGGCTTCATGACCAACTGGATCATCGGCCACAGCGACAGGTTCAAAGCAGCTGTGACCCAGCGATCGATCAGTAATTGGATTAGCTTTTATGGAGTAAGTGATATCGGCTACTATTTCTCCGAGTGGCAGATCCAAAGCGACCTTGGGGACGTTGAAACTCTGTGGAAGCACTCTCCCCTCGCCTACGTGAAGAATATAGACACTCCACTATTGATCCTTCACAGTGAAAAGGATTACCGCTGTCCGATCGAGCAGGCTGAACAGTTATTCATCGCATTAAAACGGGAGAATCAAGAGGCGAGGTTCGTCCGCTTCCCGGAATCCAACCACAACCTCTCCCGTACAGGAAAGCCCTCCATGCGGGAAGCCCGTTTGCAGGAAATCGTCAACTGGTTCGGGGAGCATTTATAG
- a CDS encoding competence protein ComK, with product MREKSRIIEEYEVNPHTMILQPMEYGARTFTKIIEVDDVLISPFKPFDILKKSCEFFGCSYEGRKEGTKKLTGIIYKAPIMVNPDMSIYLFPTSSPVKQECAWISHSHVRGYERLTNGSTRIFLQNNESCTVPISYSSFENQMLRTSDLRIAYTQRIAEMESKYNTKVQTEMNNVKTFYLNRHIHKTDA from the coding sequence ATGAGAGAAAAATCTCGAATTATAGAAGAATATGAAGTAAATCCCCATACAATGATCCTGCAGCCTATGGAATATGGAGCCAGGACATTTACGAAAATAATAGAGGTGGATGACGTATTGATTTCTCCGTTCAAACCCTTTGATATCCTCAAGAAAAGTTGTGAATTCTTTGGCTGTTCTTATGAAGGCAGGAAAGAAGGTACGAAGAAACTTACGGGTATCATCTACAAAGCCCCCATCATGGTTAACCCTGATATGTCCATTTATCTATTCCCGACATCATCTCCAGTAAAGCAGGAATGTGCATGGATCTCCCACTCCCATGTCCGGGGATATGAACGGTTGACAAATGGATCAACACGAATCTTCCTGCAAAACAATGAATCCTGCACGGTTCCCATTTCTTACAGTTCTTTTGAAAATCAAATGCTCCGCACTTCGGATCTACGCATTGCCTATACACAGCGGATCGCCGAAATGGAAAGTAAATATAATACGAAGGTCCAGACTGAAATGAATAATGTAAAAACGTTCTATTTGAATCGACATATACACAAAACCGATGCGTGA